Genomic window (Natronospira proteinivora):
GGAGTGCCTGCTTATGGTCCCTGTGAAGCTCGAGCATATCCGACCCCCCTGACCCCAGCTTCGAGTGTAGCCGTCAGCTGTCGAAAGTGACAGCGACGGTCATTGCCGAGTACCAAGGGGCCTCCCTGGGGCAATCACCCCAGTACGCTTTCCCGGCGATAGAACAACCAAGCCACCCAGGCCACAATCCCGCTGATGAGCAGGGTGGACAGTGTGTTCATGGCCATTCCCAAGGGCGGAATGGATTCAGCCGCGAGCAGCTCGAGGATCGCCACATGCTGACCCACCACCGGAATGGCGAGATTCAGCGTGGTCGCTTCAAAAGGCCGGATAAAATGCACGATCATGGGGGCTAGTGGCACCACCATCACCACCGACAGCCAAGTCTGCGCCTCCTTGTAGCTCTTGGTGAATGAGGCAACCAGGCACATCACCGCGGCCCCCAGCAGGGCGAAAGGGGCTACCGCCAAAAAGATCTGAACCGCCGTCATCCAGTTCAGCGACAATGACATGCCCACTGTCTCCATGGGTACAAAGCCAAGCGCTACTGAAAAGGCTCCTATCACAATAGCCAGAGCCAGCAGCGAGAAGGTGGCCGTGGCCAGCAACTTGCCCAGCAGGATTTCGCCACGGCGGGCCGCGGTGCTCAGCAAGGGCTCCAGCGAGCCGCGCTCACGTTCGCCGGCGGTGGTATCAATGGCCAGATAGAAGCCGCCCATCAATACCGTGAGCAAAATGAAATAGGGCAACATGGCAGCCAGCATCAGACCCCGGGTCTCGGGGGTGGAGACATCCACCTCCTGCAGTTGCAGCGGCCGAGTCACCCGGCTATCAATACCGCGTGCCATCAGGCGCAGTTCGGTCAGGGTTCGGTCCCAGCCATTGATGGCACTGCGTACCCGTGAGAATTGCCCGCTCAGCCGTTGCCGGGAGCGGTCGGCATAAAAATGCAGCGGCGCCGGGCGGCCTTCCCGCAGCGCCCTCTCATAGTCTTCACTAATCACCAGCACGAAGTCCTCGTCCCGGTCCCGCACCGCCTGTTCCGCATCGCCTTCAAACGCTTTAACCTCAAGTCGGTTTTCTTCCAGATAGGCAATCAGTTCAGGGGCATATTCCTGGCCCTGAACCGGCAGGGTGAGCGACTTCTCTGCCTCCTCGGCACCCATGGTGATAGCCGTGCTCATGATCACCGCGAAGATGGCCGGCCCAAATAGCGGCCCGAACAACAACACCGACATCAGGGTGCGACGATCACGCAGGTTGTCACGGCATTCCTTGAGATAGACGATCCAGGTTCTGATCACGAGCCCTCCTCTTGGACCGCTTCGGCCCGGCCAATGGCCCGTACGAAGGCCTCTTCCAGATCATCCGTGCCCAGCTGTTCCTTGAGCTCCTGCGGTCGGCCCCGGGCCACCACCTGACCGTGGGCAATAATCACGATTCGATCACACAGGGCGGCAACCTCCTGCATCACGTGGCTGGAGAAGAGGATGCAGAAACCATCCTTTTTCAGATCACGGATCAGCTCCCGCAAGGCCCGGGTGGCCATGACGTCCAGGCCACTGGTGGGTTCATCCAGGATCAGGTTTCGGGGGTTGTGCACCATGGCCCGGGCCAGTGCCGTCTTGAGCCGTTGACCCTGGCTGTAGCCCTTGGCCGGTCGATCTACAAACTCGCCCATTTCCAGGCGCTCGCTCAGCTGATCGATTCGGGCCTCGATCTCTGCTTTGGGCACTGCGTTGAGACGGGCAAAATAACGGATGTTCTCGCGTCCGGTCAGGCGGGGATACAATCCGGCATCATGGGGCATAACACCCATGCCCAGACGCGCCCGCTGGGGATCGTGGCGAACATCCAGGCCATCTACCAGGACTTGCCCGCTATCGGCCCCGATGGCCGTGGAGATGATGCGCAGACTGGTGGATTTGCCTGCCCCATTGGGACCCAGCAGACCGGTGATTTGGCCGTCAGCTGCTTCCAGACTGACGCCGCGCACCGCTTCAATCTTGCCGAAGCGTTTGCGAAGACCCTCTGCCTTGATCATGTGCTACCCCTTTTAGCCGCTTCAGGCCGCTGGTCCGGAAAAATCCAGAAAGAAGGGCATGGGCCGCATCTTCTCCAGACAGTCGGTATCGAGTGCGTCCGGCTCCGTGCCGGCCAGAAAGTCCCTGAGCAGGAACGGCAGGCAGCCCAGGTGGACCACATTATGCCCCTTGCCCTTGAGGGTGAGATGGCGGGCATTGGACAGGCTGGCGGCGGCTTGATCCCCCCAGGCTGGCGGTGTCACCGGGTCCAATTCTCCGGACAGCAGCAATACGGGCTTGTCCGAACTGACCGGCTCATGAAAATCGTCGGGGATCTCGCCCTGTGGCCAGACCGAGCAGATGCCCTCCAGCATCTGCATGGGATCCTGGCCCAGAAAGCCGGGTTCGCCAAGCTGTTCCAAATCGCCCCGTTCCTCGACAAAGGGCACATCTTCGCTGCAGATCACCGAATAATGCAGCCCGAGACTCAGGCTGTCTTGCATGGAATCCGAGAGCAAGAGCCACTGAGCCGCCAGAGGTCCCCAGTCATCCTCGGCGGCCGCCTGATGCAGCAGCAAGGGCATCAGGGCCAACCATTCCGGCTGATAGGCAGCGAATCGAACCACCTGCGCCACCTTGGCGCGACTGAGCGTTACTTCCGTGGATTCATGGGTGCGCGGGTGGCGAAGCGCCACGGTTTCCGGCGATTCGGCCAGTTCGGCCATCAGAGCCTCAAAGTGCTCGGCCAAGTCGGGAAAGGCCTCGCGGCAGGCTGAATCATTCTCGCAACGGGCCATCATCCGGTCCACCGATTGCTGGGCGAAGGGGGCAATCATGGGCCCCAGTATTTCATCCGCCGGGACTACCCCGTCCACGGTCAGGGTTTTGATGACCTCCGGGTAACGCCGCAGGTAATCCAGGCCCAGGCGACTGCCGTAAGACACGCCGTACACATGCCATTCCGGCATGGCCAAGGCCTCACGCACCGCTTCAAGATCCCGCACGGTATTGCTGGTGGTGTATTGCCGGGTATCGGCTTCCAGATCGTCCAGACAGCGGGCTGCGGCGTTCACTGCGGTATCCGCGTCCGGTTCCAGGTCGATGTCGTCTTCGGGGCATTGCAGGGAATTCGACTGGCCGGTACCCCGCTGGTCCAGCAGTATAATGGGATGATTTTGGCGCACCGG
Coding sequences:
- a CDS encoding ABC transporter permease; translation: MIRTWIVYLKECRDNLRDRRTLMSVLLFGPLFGPAIFAVIMSTAITMGAEEAEKSLTLPVQGQEYAPELIAYLEENRLEVKAFEGDAEQAVRDRDEDFVLVISEDYERALREGRPAPLHFYADRSRQRLSGQFSRVRSAINGWDRTLTELRLMARGIDSRVTRPLQLQEVDVSTPETRGLMLAAMLPYFILLTVLMGGFYLAIDTTAGERERGSLEPLLSTAARRGEILLGKLLATATFSLLALAIVIGAFSVALGFVPMETVGMSLSLNWMTAVQIFLAVAPFALLGAAVMCLVASFTKSYKEAQTWLSVVMVVPLAPMIVHFIRPFEATTLNLAIPVVGQHVAILELLAAESIPPLGMAMNTLSTLLISGIVAWVAWLFYRRESVLG
- a CDS encoding alpha/beta hydrolase, encoding MGVTGIVLSVFGAAANVPVRPEAELDFEECRLSLPERGQSVSARCFELEVPEDWGKPDGRKIMLKGAWVPASSSEASGAPLLMLAGGPGQAATQAFIPHVRALGPVRQNHPIILLDQRGTGQSNSLQCPEDDIDLEPDADTAVNAAARCLDDLEADTRQYTTSNTVRDLEAVREALAMPEWHVYGVSYGSRLGLDYLRRYPEVIKTLTVDGVVPADEILGPMIAPFAQQSVDRMMARCENDSACREAFPDLAEHFEALMAELAESPETVALRHPRTHESTEVTLSRAKVAQVVRFAAYQPEWLALMPLLLHQAAAEDDWGPLAAQWLLLSDSMQDSLSLGLHYSVICSEDVPFVEERGDLEQLGEPGFLGQDPMQMLEGICSVWPQGEIPDDFHEPVSSDKPVLLLSGELDPVTPPAWGDQAAASLSNARHLTLKGKGHNVVHLGCLPFLLRDFLAGTEPDALDTDCLEKMRPMPFFLDFSGPAA
- a CDS encoding ABC transporter ATP-binding protein, which translates into the protein MIKAEGLRKRFGKIEAVRGVSLEAADGQITGLLGPNGAGKSTSLRIISTAIGADSGQVLVDGLDVRHDPQRARLGMGVMPHDAGLYPRLTGRENIRYFARLNAVPKAEIEARIDQLSERLEMGEFVDRPAKGYSQGQRLKTALARAMVHNPRNLILDEPTSGLDVMATRALRELIRDLKKDGFCILFSSHVMQEVAALCDRIVIIAHGQVVARGRPQELKEQLGTDDLEEAFVRAIGRAEAVQEEGS